From a single Pleurodeles waltl isolate 20211129_DDA chromosome 10, aPleWal1.hap1.20221129, whole genome shotgun sequence genomic region:
- the JCAD gene encoding junctional cadherin 5-associated protein isoform X2, which translates to MFSVEDLLISHGYKLPTNTPDPYENKSDGCHYESSQKRAGRGTLNGYETDYGVHCLSKNSLVKGYCSDNEDKQGNQKRKPNTPDFTKDEGTAASLLSSNAGSYGSVPLRGSSRQKTDKDIAHWRRRGQDFSGLLGYNDKGNTRTDQGSTTNSQGTHNPNYGSGTANEDWPAVEGATENAMKKNGLGETSKASFSHKERGFNTETWTDSTKSQNQASENKDREGFFQDSYSLDSRRNALGSQYGKKSSSLPRGFLSENMTHVGQPIMSSNNCLQGVKSIVPYPKNSMHLDLNQNSRTGNSFHNLPKPKYGRPDRPPTYQLHQQTRGTVETDRFQEEQSKAEQNQSTNISEPGNNVCIQESSIEPPVYVPPPSYKSPPGPNVSQILDCGMYFKDDLQHHWERSNSMQEQLPFDIIGSDGQYRPKSCVSFENNGLNTNVTDYTSSVQYIPFDDPRIRHIKMGQEEGYPNNTKETENKCLMGFQGLQGKNMEEQHLAMTRLDTPDSLSNVNYSSVMGKTANNKCLGTFSTSYKTYGVPDHADNATAGCEKADLRCDKIEKHSQKKEDSHDAFENQNNRKTCEAETEIQCRISSRKKMNETIFCLVSVPVTAVLGQPDKDKNNNDFTQSKETIVQVDDSSIIFHEQRFQSSLSTDLERQMPNKNRLEKEEEYRQEEHKHTDDVKLSKPKKHKELRYSGSWPGDHCKDHQSKAIFPHKDRNAEYFSGASLSKQNDANFGPNSAASLPVTRSKKQAGDYGQTAYSINGQRRFTPSIKSAFSRTMSSESHLYKPKTYKNVASGLFSGSTNGKEKIIFTKPEVVKGEVVDSFNSTEPFGQFLLKPANRRPCDAISELEFLNKELQERESDQTSDLLEKDKEQLHDWCSGEMLNSVIAQQPKKKTDYENKPKKKVQEIAMLQTGRDKCKSEGWSNDVECDSSQIFSGLEFPFSGRYCPGHSSRSSEEHSLPKNDRGNKKADNNKNKDCVSSERQESTHKLFKSYSLNSGTKTQDPISTFSVTHEGQFYFDDMLKSFKKESENTVPENYDLLAKETDPRLLSANRNQGLCESETNCLRIDDNSEINKSMCYMYHENQQTLDIPESESLQARASRILGIDVAEDSINAKQSQYLISEVAPLHKECFERERVSGTTETKEETGQNALMEIENCDSNKNSAFKGELNILSKSCSPTSTLLKFSKSHDVSLSPENELVQLKLEKQGHDENTLCQSISSSICQKKAVTPSSERKTRSTSKMIETLQGKLACTPQRTATDRLFRMTEVHSVSRMRRLSIKRSDSGDEDDFEKEQHKPEEEEVSEPTSVSNEVYRKITTQTSAVSKRIISLETPNVSTKSSKKFEDDIFYTGIY; encoded by the coding sequence TTCATATGGCAGTGTTCCTCTGAGAGGATCTTCCCGGCAGAAGACAGATAAAGATATTGCCCACTGGAGAAGAAGAGGGCAGGATTTTAGTGGTTTGCTGGGCTACAATGATAAAGGAAACACCAGAACCGATCAAGGCAGCACTACAAACTCACAAGGCACCCACAACCCTAATTATGGGTCTGGGACTGCAAATGAAGACTGGCCAGCGGTAGAAGGAGCAACTGAGAATGCTATGAAAAAAAATGgtttgggggagacctcaaaggcATCATTTTCACACAAAGAGAGAGGATTTAACACCGAAACATGGACAGATTCCACAAAATCCCAGAACCAGGCATCAGAAAATAAAGACAGGGAAGGTTTTTTTCAAGACAGTTATTCATTAGACTCTAGAAGGAATGCATTAGGTTCACAGTACGGAAAAAAATCCAGTTCATTGCCTAGAGGCTTTCTGTCTGAAAATATGACACATGTGGGTCAGCCCATTATGTCCAGCAACAACTGCTTACAAGGAGTCAAAAGTATAGTACCTTACCCCAAAAATAGCATGCACTTGGATTTGAATCAGAATTCCAGAACTGGCAACAGCTTTCACAATTTGCCAAAACCTAAGTATGGCAGACCTGATAGACCTCCAACTTATCAACTTCACCAGCAGACTAGAGGAACAGTAGAGACAGACAGATTTCAAGAGGAACAGTCAAAAGCTGAACAAAACCAGTCCACCAACATCAGCGAGCCTGGAAATAACGTTTGTATTCAAGAATCTAGTATTGAGCCCCCAGTTTATGTGCCTCCGCCATCTTACAAATCCCCACCTGGGCCAAACGTTAGTCAGATTCTTGATTGTGGTATGTATTTTAAGGATGACCTACAGCATCATTGGGAGCGCAGCAACAGCATGCAAGAGCAACTTCCATTTGATATCATTGGGTCAGATGGCCAGTACCGTCCAAAAAGCTGTGtctcctttgaaaacaatgggctTAATACTAACGTGACAGATTATACATCTTCTGTTCAATATATTCCTTTTGATGATCCGCGCATAAGGCATATTAAAATGGGACAGGAGGAAGGGTATCCCAACAACAccaaagaaacagaaaataaatgtttgaTGGGATTTCAAGGTCTACAAGGTAAAAATATGGAAGAGCAACATCTTGCTATGACCCGTTTGGATACTCCGGATTCGTTAAGTAATGTAAACTACAGTTCAGTGATGGGTAAAACTGCTAATAACAAGTGCTTGGGCACATTTTCGACAAGCTACAAAACGTATGGTGTTCCTGATCATGCAGACAATGCTACAGCAGGTTGTGAAAAGGCTGACCTCAGGTGTGATAAAATAGAGAAACATTCCCAGAAAAAAGAAGATTCTCATGACGCATTTGAAAATCAAAATAATCGGAAAACATGCGAGGCAGAAACTGAGATTCAGTGCAGAATCAGTTCAAGGAAGAAGATGAATGAAACAATATTTTGCTTAGTTTCAGTACCAGTCACAGCAGTGTTGGGTCAACCAGATAAGGACAAGAACAACAATGACTTCACCCAAAGCAAAGAGACAATAGTTCAAGTTGACGATAGCAGTATTATTTTCCATGAGCAACGCTTTCAGAGCTCATTATCCACTGATTTGGAAAGGCAAATGCCCAATAAAAACAGGCTAGaaaaagaagaagagtacagacaaGAAGAACATAAACACACAGATGATGTCAAGCTTAGCAAGCCCAAAAAGCACAAGGAACTCAGATATTCTGGTTCCTGGCCAGGTGACCACTGCAAAGACCACCAATCCAAAGCCATTTTTCCTCACAAGGATAGAAACGCAGAGTATTTTTCTGGTGCAAGCCTaagcaaacaaaatgatgcaaacttTGGTCCAAACTCTGCAGCATCGTTACCTGTGACGAGGTCAAAGAAACAAGCTGGTGACTATGGTCAGACTGCATACAGTATTAATGGTCAAAGGCGCTTTACCCCATCCATCAAGAGTGCATTCTCAagaacaatgtcctctgaatctCATTTATATAAACCAAAGACATACAAAAATGTAGCCTCCGGACTTTTTTCTGGGAGCACAAATGGAAAAGAGAAGATCATTTTTACCAAACCTGAGGTGGTGAAAGGTGAGGTAGTAGATTCCTTTAACAGTACGGAGCCTTTTGGACAGTTCCTTCTAAAGCCTGCCAACCGTCGGCCATGTGATGCAATCAGTGAACTTGAATTTCTAAATAAAGAGCTTCAGGAAAGAGAAAGTGACCAAACCTCAGACTTATTAGAGAAAGATAAAGAACAGCTGCATGATTGGTGTTCCGGGGAGATGCTTAACTCAGTAATTGCTCAacaacctaaaaagaaaacagaTTATGAAAACAAGCCAAAAAAGAAAGTACAAGAGATTGCAATGCTCCAGACAGGAAGAGATAAATGTAAATCTGAGGGCTGGAGCAACGACGTTGAATGTGATAGCTCACAGATCTTTTCTGGTTTAGAGTTCCCTTTTTCAGGAAGATACTGCCCAGGACATTCAAGCAGGTCATCTGAAGAACACTCATTACCAAAAAATGACAGAGGCAATAAGAAAgcagacaacaacaaaaataaagatTGTGTATCTAGTGAAAGGCAAGAATCAACCCACAAATTATTTAAAAGCTATTCCCTGAATTCAGGGACTAAAACACAGGATCCGATTTCCACATTCAGCGTTACACACGAAGGTCAGTTTTATTTTGATGATATGTTAAAGAGTTTCAAAAAAGAGAGTGAAAACACTGTTCCAGAAAATTATGACCTTCTAGCAAAAGAGACAGATCCAAGATTGCTTTCAGCAAATAGAAATCAAGGTCTGTGTGAGTCCGAGACGAACTGCCTCAGAATTGATGACAACTCTGAGATTAATAAGAGCATGTGCTACATGTATCACGAAAATCAACAAACATTGGATATCCCAGAAAGTGAATCTCTTCAGGCAAGGGCCTCAAGGATATTGGGTATTGATGTTGCAGAGGATTCCATCAATGCTAAACAGAGCCAGTATCTCATTTCTGAAGTTGCTCCTCTACACAAAGAGTGTTTCGAAAGAGAGAGGGTAAGTGGAACCACAGAAACCAAAGAAGAGACAGGCCAAAATGCTTTGATGGAAATTGAAAACTGTGACTCGAATAAAAACTCAGCTTTTAAGGGAGAGCTAAACATTTTATCAAAGAGCTGTTCCCCAACAAGTACATTATTGAAGTTCAGTAAAAGCCATGATGTTAGTTTGTCTCCTGAAAATGAACTTGTACAACTCAAGCTTGAAAAGCAGGGGCATGATGAGAATACACTCTGCCAATCCATTTCATCCTCAATCTGTCAAAAGAAAGCTGTAACACCCAGCTCAGAAAGAAAGACAAGAAGCACCTCCAAGATGATCGAAACGCTACAAGGGAAGCTTGCCTGTACCCCACAACGTACAGCCACAGATCGTCTGTTTAGGATGACGGAAGTCCATTCTGTTTCACGCATGAGACGCCTGAGCATAAAGCGATCTGATTCTGGAGATGAAGATGATTTTGAGAAAGAACAACACAaacctgaagaggaggaagtgaGTGAACCTACCTCTGTCAGCAATGAAGTGTATCGCAAAATTACAACCCAGACCAGTGCTGTTTCTAAACGTATAATATCCCTTGAAACACCAAATGTTTCAACCAAGAGCAGTAAGAAGTTTGAGGATGACATATTTTATACAG
- the JCAD gene encoding junctional cadherin 5-associated protein isoform X1 yields MFSVEDLLISHGYKLPTNTPDPYENKSDGCHYESSQKRAGRGTLNGYETDYGVHCLSKNSLVKGYCSDNEDKQGNQKRKPNTPDFTKDEGTAASLLSSNAGSYGSVPLRGSSRQKTDKDIAHWRRRGQDFSGLLGYNDKGNTRTDQGSTTNSQGTHNPNYGSGTANEDWPAVEGATENAMKKNGLGETSKASFSHKERGFNTETWTDSTKSQNQASENKDREGFFQDSYSLDSRRNALGSQYGKKSSSLPRGFLSENMTHVGQPIMSSNNCLQGVKSIVPYPKNSMHLDLNQNSRTGNSFHNLPKPKYGRPDRPPTYQLHQQTRGTVETDRFQEEQSKAEQNQSTNISEPGNNVCIQESSIEPPVYVPPPSYKSPPGPNVSQILDCGMYFKDDLQHHWERSNSMQEQLPFDIIGSDGQYRPKSCVSFENNGLNTNVTDYTSSVQYIPFDDPRIRHIKMGQEEGYPNNTKETENKCLMGFQGLQGKNMEEQHLAMTRLDTPDSLSNVNYSSVMGKTANNKCLGTFSTSYKTYGVPDHADNATAGCEKADLRCDKIEKHSQKKEDSHDAFENQNNRKTCEAETEIQCRISSRKKMNETIFCLVSVPVTAVLGQPDKDKNNNDFTQSKETIVQVDDSSIIFHEQRFQSSLSTDLERQMPNKNRLEKEEEYRQEEHKHTDDVKLSKPKKHKELRYSGSWPGDHCKDHQSKAIFPHKDRNAEYFSGASLSKQNDANFGPNSAASLPVTRSKKQAGDYGQTAYSINGQRRFTPSIKSAFSRTMSSESHLYKPKTYKNVASGLFSGSTNGKEKIIFTKPEVVKGEVVDSFNSTEPFGQFLLKPANRRPCDAISELEFLNKELQERESDQTSDLLEKDKEQLHDWCSGEMLNSVIAQQPKKKTDYENKPKKKVQEIAMLQTGRDKCKSEGWSNDVECDSSQIFSGLEFPFSGRYCPGHSSRSSEEHSLPKNDRGNKKADNNKNKDCVSSERQESTHKLFKSYSLNSGTKTQDPISTFSVTHEGQFYFDDMLKSFKKESENTVPENYDLLAKETDPRLLSANRNQGLCESETNCLRIDDNSEINKSMCYMYHENQQTLDIPESESLQARASRILGIDVAEDSINAKQSQYLISEVAPLHKECFERERVSGTTETKEETGQNALMEIENCDSNKNSAFKGELNILSKSCSPTSTLLKFSKSHDVSLSPENELVQLKLEKQGHDENTLCQSISSSICQKKAVTPSSERKTRSTSKMIETLQGKLACTPQRTATDRLFRMTEVHSVSRMRRLSIKRSDSGDEDDFEKEQHKPEEEEVSEPTSVSNEVYRKITTQTSAVSKRIISLETPNVSTKSSKKFEDDIFYTDSYDPTRVERV; encoded by the coding sequence TTCATATGGCAGTGTTCCTCTGAGAGGATCTTCCCGGCAGAAGACAGATAAAGATATTGCCCACTGGAGAAGAAGAGGGCAGGATTTTAGTGGTTTGCTGGGCTACAATGATAAAGGAAACACCAGAACCGATCAAGGCAGCACTACAAACTCACAAGGCACCCACAACCCTAATTATGGGTCTGGGACTGCAAATGAAGACTGGCCAGCGGTAGAAGGAGCAACTGAGAATGCTATGAAAAAAAATGgtttgggggagacctcaaaggcATCATTTTCACACAAAGAGAGAGGATTTAACACCGAAACATGGACAGATTCCACAAAATCCCAGAACCAGGCATCAGAAAATAAAGACAGGGAAGGTTTTTTTCAAGACAGTTATTCATTAGACTCTAGAAGGAATGCATTAGGTTCACAGTACGGAAAAAAATCCAGTTCATTGCCTAGAGGCTTTCTGTCTGAAAATATGACACATGTGGGTCAGCCCATTATGTCCAGCAACAACTGCTTACAAGGAGTCAAAAGTATAGTACCTTACCCCAAAAATAGCATGCACTTGGATTTGAATCAGAATTCCAGAACTGGCAACAGCTTTCACAATTTGCCAAAACCTAAGTATGGCAGACCTGATAGACCTCCAACTTATCAACTTCACCAGCAGACTAGAGGAACAGTAGAGACAGACAGATTTCAAGAGGAACAGTCAAAAGCTGAACAAAACCAGTCCACCAACATCAGCGAGCCTGGAAATAACGTTTGTATTCAAGAATCTAGTATTGAGCCCCCAGTTTATGTGCCTCCGCCATCTTACAAATCCCCACCTGGGCCAAACGTTAGTCAGATTCTTGATTGTGGTATGTATTTTAAGGATGACCTACAGCATCATTGGGAGCGCAGCAACAGCATGCAAGAGCAACTTCCATTTGATATCATTGGGTCAGATGGCCAGTACCGTCCAAAAAGCTGTGtctcctttgaaaacaatgggctTAATACTAACGTGACAGATTATACATCTTCTGTTCAATATATTCCTTTTGATGATCCGCGCATAAGGCATATTAAAATGGGACAGGAGGAAGGGTATCCCAACAACAccaaagaaacagaaaataaatgtttgaTGGGATTTCAAGGTCTACAAGGTAAAAATATGGAAGAGCAACATCTTGCTATGACCCGTTTGGATACTCCGGATTCGTTAAGTAATGTAAACTACAGTTCAGTGATGGGTAAAACTGCTAATAACAAGTGCTTGGGCACATTTTCGACAAGCTACAAAACGTATGGTGTTCCTGATCATGCAGACAATGCTACAGCAGGTTGTGAAAAGGCTGACCTCAGGTGTGATAAAATAGAGAAACATTCCCAGAAAAAAGAAGATTCTCATGACGCATTTGAAAATCAAAATAATCGGAAAACATGCGAGGCAGAAACTGAGATTCAGTGCAGAATCAGTTCAAGGAAGAAGATGAATGAAACAATATTTTGCTTAGTTTCAGTACCAGTCACAGCAGTGTTGGGTCAACCAGATAAGGACAAGAACAACAATGACTTCACCCAAAGCAAAGAGACAATAGTTCAAGTTGACGATAGCAGTATTATTTTCCATGAGCAACGCTTTCAGAGCTCATTATCCACTGATTTGGAAAGGCAAATGCCCAATAAAAACAGGCTAGaaaaagaagaagagtacagacaaGAAGAACATAAACACACAGATGATGTCAAGCTTAGCAAGCCCAAAAAGCACAAGGAACTCAGATATTCTGGTTCCTGGCCAGGTGACCACTGCAAAGACCACCAATCCAAAGCCATTTTTCCTCACAAGGATAGAAACGCAGAGTATTTTTCTGGTGCAAGCCTaagcaaacaaaatgatgcaaacttTGGTCCAAACTCTGCAGCATCGTTACCTGTGACGAGGTCAAAGAAACAAGCTGGTGACTATGGTCAGACTGCATACAGTATTAATGGTCAAAGGCGCTTTACCCCATCCATCAAGAGTGCATTCTCAagaacaatgtcctctgaatctCATTTATATAAACCAAAGACATACAAAAATGTAGCCTCCGGACTTTTTTCTGGGAGCACAAATGGAAAAGAGAAGATCATTTTTACCAAACCTGAGGTGGTGAAAGGTGAGGTAGTAGATTCCTTTAACAGTACGGAGCCTTTTGGACAGTTCCTTCTAAAGCCTGCCAACCGTCGGCCATGTGATGCAATCAGTGAACTTGAATTTCTAAATAAAGAGCTTCAGGAAAGAGAAAGTGACCAAACCTCAGACTTATTAGAGAAAGATAAAGAACAGCTGCATGATTGGTGTTCCGGGGAGATGCTTAACTCAGTAATTGCTCAacaacctaaaaagaaaacagaTTATGAAAACAAGCCAAAAAAGAAAGTACAAGAGATTGCAATGCTCCAGACAGGAAGAGATAAATGTAAATCTGAGGGCTGGAGCAACGACGTTGAATGTGATAGCTCACAGATCTTTTCTGGTTTAGAGTTCCCTTTTTCAGGAAGATACTGCCCAGGACATTCAAGCAGGTCATCTGAAGAACACTCATTACCAAAAAATGACAGAGGCAATAAGAAAgcagacaacaacaaaaataaagatTGTGTATCTAGTGAAAGGCAAGAATCAACCCACAAATTATTTAAAAGCTATTCCCTGAATTCAGGGACTAAAACACAGGATCCGATTTCCACATTCAGCGTTACACACGAAGGTCAGTTTTATTTTGATGATATGTTAAAGAGTTTCAAAAAAGAGAGTGAAAACACTGTTCCAGAAAATTATGACCTTCTAGCAAAAGAGACAGATCCAAGATTGCTTTCAGCAAATAGAAATCAAGGTCTGTGTGAGTCCGAGACGAACTGCCTCAGAATTGATGACAACTCTGAGATTAATAAGAGCATGTGCTACATGTATCACGAAAATCAACAAACATTGGATATCCCAGAAAGTGAATCTCTTCAGGCAAGGGCCTCAAGGATATTGGGTATTGATGTTGCAGAGGATTCCATCAATGCTAAACAGAGCCAGTATCTCATTTCTGAAGTTGCTCCTCTACACAAAGAGTGTTTCGAAAGAGAGAGGGTAAGTGGAACCACAGAAACCAAAGAAGAGACAGGCCAAAATGCTTTGATGGAAATTGAAAACTGTGACTCGAATAAAAACTCAGCTTTTAAGGGAGAGCTAAACATTTTATCAAAGAGCTGTTCCCCAACAAGTACATTATTGAAGTTCAGTAAAAGCCATGATGTTAGTTTGTCTCCTGAAAATGAACTTGTACAACTCAAGCTTGAAAAGCAGGGGCATGATGAGAATACACTCTGCCAATCCATTTCATCCTCAATCTGTCAAAAGAAAGCTGTAACACCCAGCTCAGAAAGAAAGACAAGAAGCACCTCCAAGATGATCGAAACGCTACAAGGGAAGCTTGCCTGTACCCCACAACGTACAGCCACAGATCGTCTGTTTAGGATGACGGAAGTCCATTCTGTTTCACGCATGAGACGCCTGAGCATAAAGCGATCTGATTCTGGAGATGAAGATGATTTTGAGAAAGAACAACACAaacctgaagaggaggaagtgaGTGAACCTACCTCTGTCAGCAATGAAGTGTATCGCAAAATTACAACCCAGACCAGTGCTGTTTCTAAACGTATAATATCCCTTGAAACACCAAATGTTTCAACCAAGAGCAGTAAGAAGTTTGAGGATGACATATTTTATACAG